Proteins found in one Epinephelus fuscoguttatus linkage group LG4, E.fuscoguttatus.final_Chr_v1 genomic segment:
- the tasor2 gene encoding uncharacterized protein tasor2 isoform X1, translating into MESGNGGASSKGVLVPVSETSVVFQNNILAPLKSAYLYEESKQSFRYKSAVLVKNPALEEKYYAFRENRRKAGYSDEDLKESYGFLLFDDVNKANALGETGVLTGNSTCTTLGDPSHGVYISMYSDCLDQNRWYHGKSGYIAIIRLTKGRVKKVIENYTQNFTVPTVGFDCHVSEQLPSVSANTSSFLAFERTQYYMYERLDNESKATIQSPSAACPFAIVSFSYTDTKATFAAPQEKSEKKKLVLHYFPWKGQLQIGTQFYDVGLRSTAGALIPAELPPVVKIDRAISMVDLRKLLPRAVFETCYSGEVFLDGLYCTLCELVSFEAEETKSLSLLLREIKEKDLALTIQLNDGGFLILLHSSHFLTYDDTGSSTDVLQGMFVFPVSQVIQRGTKSEQKRPAMSSEILRVLPVLSYAEGEVEKNPIYPDEELCEVLAQHMQSYAALINPGLASPSREISMFPDQYDVLDAHKHLYSSPEWTNRAWQSFRSYLSKPVSFQLPVSKASEILAAGQEERMEDLDDDVYICLSSPEEAPANPVSMELEDKLTGQRSPVNIETSVDSGITSVEAQEDITPVSKNVIPDDLQDGAISVHNGITSAEAQVDVTPLPENVIPDDLQDGTTSVDRDITSAEAQKDLTPAPQNVEPDDLQAGDVRKDTGKSDLTVLITTDKGARNLLIPPTSDDLPAELIVSITSAERTVTDESISMISTVSATKHNDFQLSGVPAAKLQTAEVNSLNDDTVTTKKVLDCPEVTNLTKTKRRKLRRGYYRSRKKVSKVCLETPSLKKFKTPVEYDNLNSQLEGQAKESSAQQELSNPSDIGRRKIQSGRRIFGKSLSKNVGLAVPEEKKSDAGKQTLENTILMELAACPLRKKMERWDLKPIISECGRILVPHGSADIADQIKSLKDKLQPKKDEECQSKMSISASENAHCAVKMEYKSSTAPETAVDETEATTSKDRGNCLQNGSDVNSEHSIVRPSDDGNGSLTLNQESSVHSSKTDGTSTPSSEAVQEKRTDTLSPAKCATKGEFLLSKLKSVLLRGKRKTDNLASEERPADTAKDTEPCLKKCKIDSDTGMLKTNYAITSVQDTNVYVKEVSKMLSVDPLFAYALGLTPKATPDRIQKTEGQDTQQRKDSSDTQEQTILDKQPQIIQRPPSIFPRRGRIKMLKKHQGISTEYVRKKWWLHFQTPACFASEKLKYKECTRDNSIRKTDKEKMNSACSSTDALNLLADLALSASNDQVPPQPDPALERKPETSLKKSDLTNDVTSAEQESVLHALLRQPAARPMQPLESPPPSHLMGGSELVGLISKEHAYSLPPSSSLLLGLPGTPFQVSPLSGSTRLLHHHQTMYGDGINTLHPSISQDDRSEQNHRTPEYLKRHMGHRRKFRQSRTFVSKDGSIQVTKQWKENYDFNLDSKFTSDSKDKTIVRALHGPWDFSMQDTSEEVRLIVHMWIGLFYSRSTARLFHVDSNSCSEERDSLELSNGMVSAPAQSELKASSFAPFPSVTDTSDPSFSKALDLSKKDDSVLDQGPLILDLSMKNSKSEIVTSDPQFNRKDTSVSGDGKEASETLNTSKSSVGLPEASTMQCYKKTVHSTEIISEGNDVRSTFEDKRTCTPSQKAGSLDNTDVPSCKGTFILEQEEIKSASSQQENDQTGPGSGHMSCECNDKPVGIENSEHTAKSIVQKQERSSSKSVTDEEVDSKKEADDVVHAVEHDKIDSKEGGNLEVKEKPWQEDNVESSPTVVDTGDDSTNTESGVLCKGPLENEKQLSQEKPTAVSPGKVENVNEDEGCSEVNTGKVMEDENHLGKEDRLDEKDRCDSPAKADSDLSDQPVPMMCDGPDSVKDGIIECYHKPPLDEEPPQVNSEEDACHDLQLRQLCATSSAMTDEQAISEKSLEESLKKEPIATSSAMTDEQAISEKSPEESLKMEPIAKETAVEEHLEKDVCLADKTIQTAALAMSDENNCSLDGSNSAGLIPQTNDSVETGSQIKVMENFSLSCDDHEDGDTQSFEGEQKVDNVTEKELFHHQSHSLHSEAKVTLFQETDLKQIDKINDGLEKINGRVVIPFIGIDTSEDNTVQPHGSPSPGKVEEVVQGQEEIPFISGTNYPETVLPTEVCGTFQMYSKKAELPAGRTSLSLLHGSENNQLVVSENEYDDRCSTPTMDEKPYEYLPCSGPSASASDFSGGETTGNKAHKPLDIGLTSQKDEMLLENKLCHKSTVNSDATPHCDLHPDLELRTLRVLQSIDKYLPKSSHTDKTSQIETADMKHSIDQTPNPTSKCIPPCLALRHTSADVNNQKISNTKPAMGAAPTSQELQTESTGHFLISPFKRNLEEVLGVKLQFKKTDSSVPQHYFERTDKLQEASVGQDYCHPYRSVPSTESLQAIKPNIIDQDKHKTTSQTNISHESHSYSQRPVMAVKPSKSDESQADSISIDRLIEKAAMSHFFRNKQVKTPVVTHTTPTTMLLEKKTEKHKRNSERLNDDKQETSEHSSMSSWLSNVSDSKSYSDKAQSVCLDPFYQHQGRGNSKFNKMPSSSLPVQSFESAGSSSKHVDGNQGFMTYSLVEKFGQTTKEGIAVDQIGCSDTSTSRADYKDGGMMDDSLLLDPQSSLMCTVYNTSRKRPYSFLEQVSRRCLQDDITEASMEQECLIFSEQMRQLLKRSKRGPTMDTHDKLHLSCASPVTVQFSSLEEQEDAVEHLNAHLDPLSVVGQKIKVDMSDRKHLADTTKEEKTFYSKKTSQGTGNPMEHAGISCVTSECARLYEAKMNDVCAVKKVPSTPKHFKMDRGYLKTESSNHFDFCDQMKREMDESFRSKLNSVVKKSCKTKYRFYILVTSDDPFFEETKAQLEAEGHTAVQPSEFFLSEDSASSLLIILRNEDIAEHICEVPRLLELKNTPGVQFAGIDEPDDVVNLTHQELFTRGGFIMLDRAALEPLSLCNMQKMAEILKELSRTGKWKWMLHYRDSRRLKENARLSAEAKEKKQFLNWCQEAGIMEVMPYHECDLTSRDRPDYLTCLVRLQVQNISARYPVFITDSTTDSTFGRNGILTMTFSSFLMCSPSETFTA; encoded by the exons ATGGAAAGTGGGAATGGTGGTGCCTCGAGTAAAG GTGTTTTAGTACCTGTCTCAGAAACTTCTGTCGTCtttcaaaacaacattttggctCCACTCAAAAGTGCGTACTTGTATGAGGAGTCAAAGCAGTCTTTCAGATACAAGTCTGCTGTCCTGGTAAAGAATCCAGCACTGGAAGAAAAG TATTATGCTTTCCGAGAAAATAGAAGAAAAGCAGGATACTCAGACGAGGACCTGAAGGAGTCCTATGGGTTTTTGCTGTTTGATGATGTCAACAAG gcTAATGCGCTTGGAGAAACCGGTGTGCTTACTGGAAACAGCACATGTACGACGCTGGGAGATCCTTCACATG GTGTTTACATATCAATGTACTCTGACTGTTTGGATCAAAATCGCTGGTATCATGGAAAATCTGGATACATTGCCATCATCAGGCTGACAAAG GGTAGAGTTAAAAAGGTTATAGAGAACTACACCCAGAATTTCACCGTGCCCACTGTGGGGTTTGACTGTCATGTGTCAGAACAGTTGCCTTCAGTGTCTGCCAATACCAGCTCCTTTCTTGCCTTCGAGAGAACCCAG TATTACATGTATGAGCGGCTAGATAATGAAAGCAAGGCAACGATTCAGTCTCCCAGCGCTGCCTGTCCTTTTGCCATTGTATCATTTTCATATACGGATACCAAAGCAACTTTTGCTGCACCACAGGAGAAAAG TGAGAAGAAAAAACTTG TTCTTCATTACTTCCCATGGAAGGGTCAGCTTCAAATAGGCACCCAGTTCTATGATGTTGGGCTGAGGTCTACAGCAGGGGCCTTGATCCCTGCAGAACT GCCACCAGTGGTGAAAATTGACAGAGCCATTTCCATGGTAGATCTGAGAAAGCTGTTGCCAAGGGCTGTCTTTGAAACCTGCTACTCTGGTGAAG TCTTTCTGGATGGCTTGTACTGCACCCTGTGTGAGCTGGTTTCTTTCGAGGCAGAAGAAACCAAATCACTCTCTCTGCTTCTGCGGGAGATCAAGGAGAAAGATCTT GCTCTCACCATTCAGCTGAATGATGGTGGTTTTCTTATCCTGTTGCACTCATCCCATTTCCTCACATATGATG atacTGGGTCCAGTACTGATGTCCTGCAAggcatgtttgtgtttccagTCTCACAAGTTATACAAAGAG GCACAAAATCTGAACAGAAAAGGCCTGCCATGTCATCTGAAATCCTGCGGGTTCTACCAGTACTAAGTTATGCAGAGGGTGAGGTTGAGAAAAACCCCATTTATCCAGATGAAGAGCTGTGTGAAGTCTTGGCGCAGCATATGCAGAGTTACGCAGCTCTGATAAATCCTGGGTTGGCAAGTCCCTCAAGGGAAATCAGCATGTTTCCAGATCAGTATGATGTGCTGGATGCTCACAAGCACCTCTATTCTTCCCCAGAGTGGACTAACAGAGCATGGCAGAGCTTCAGGTCATACCTGAGCAAGCCAGTCTCTTTTCAACTGCCAGTGTCAAAGGCTTCTGAAATCCTGGCAGCCGGACAAGAGGAGCGAATGGAAGACCTTGAtgatgatgtctacatctgtctGTCGTCTCCTGAGGAGGCACCAGCCAATCCTGTTAGTATGGAGTTAGAAGACAAGCTGACAGGTCAGAGATCTCCTGTAAACATTGAAACATCAGTGGACAGTGGTATAACAAGTGTTGAGGCACAAGAAGACATCACACCTGTGTCCAAGAATGTTATACCAGATGATTTGCAAGATGGTGcaatatctgtgcacaatgGTATAACAAGTGCTGAAGCACAAGTAGACGTAACACCTTTGCCCGAGAATGTTATACCAGATGATTTGCAAGATGGTACAACATCTGTGGACAGGGATATAACAAGTGCTGAAGCACAAAAAGACTTAACACCTGCACCTCAGAATGTTGAACCAGATGATTTGCAAGCTGGAGATGTTAGAAAAGACACTGGCAAATCTGATCTGACTGTGCTGATCACAACGGATAAGGGGGCAAGAAATCTTCTGATTCCCCCTACATCAGATGACCTTCCTGCAGAGCTGATTGTCAGCATCACTTCGGCAGAACGAACTGTCACTGATGAGAGTATAAGTATGATCAGTACGGTGTCTGCAACAAAGCATAATGACTTTCAGCTTTCTGGTGTTCCAGCGGCCAAATTGCAAACGGCAGAAGTGAACTCTCTGAATGATGACACTGTTACAACCAAAAAGGTTTTGGACTGCCCTGAGGTCACCAatctcacaaaaacaaaacggaGGAAATTACGCAGGGGTTATTACAGAAGTCGGAAGAAAGTATCAAAAGTTTGCCTTGAGACTCCCAGtttgaaaaaattcaaaacaccAGTGGAGTATGACAACTTGAACAGTCAGTTGGAAGGCCAGGCCAAGGAATCATCAGCCCAACAAGAGTTGAGTAATCCCTCAGATATTGGTAGAAGGAAAATACAAAGCGGAAGGCGCATATTTGGAAAATCATTGTCAAAAAATGTTGGTTTAGCAGTACCAGAGGAGAAAAAATCTGACGCGGGAAAGCAGACTTTGGAAAACACCATTTTAATGGAACTTGCAGCTTGtcctctgagaaaaaaaatggaacGCTGGGACTTGAAGCCGATCATCAGTGAATGTGGAAGAATCTTGGTTCCCCATGGTTCTGCAGATATTGCTGATCAAATTAAGTCTTTAAAGGATAAGCTTCAGCCTAAAAAAGATGAAGAGTGCCAAAGTAAAATGTCGATCAGTGCTTCAGAGAATGCTCATTGCGCAGTCAAAATGGAGTACAAGTCTAGCACAGCTCCAGAGACAGCAGTGGATGAAACAGAGGCCACAACATCTAAGGATAGAGGGAACTGTCTTCAAAATGGCAGTGATGTCAATTCTGAACACAGCATTGTGAGACCGTCAGATGATGGCAATGGTTCATTGACTTTGAATCAAGAGAGTAGTGTGCATTCTTCAAAGACTGATGGCACATCAACTCCTTCCTCAGAAGCAGTTCAGGAAAAACGCACTGATACCCTCTCCCCAGCAAAGTGTGCTACAAAAGGTGAATTTTTGTTAAGTAAATTGAAATCAGTTCTTCtaagaggaaagagaaaaactgATAACCTTGCATCAGAGGAAAGACCTGCAGATACTGCCAAAGACACTGAGCCTTGTCTGAAGAAGTGCAAAATTGACTCAGATACTGGGATGCTGAAGACTAATTATGCAATTACAAGTGTCCAGGATACCAATGTGTATGTCAAGGAAGTTTCAAAGATGCTGTCAGTTGACCCTCTTTTTGCATATGCCCTTGGCCTTACCCCTAAAGCGACACCAGATAGAATACAGAAAACTGAAGGTCAGGACACTCAACAAAGGAAAGACTCATCAGATACACAAGAGCAAACCATTCTAGACAAACAACCTCAAATCATACAAAGGCCTCCTTCAATCTTTCCAAGAAGGGGAAGgattaaaatgctaaaaaagcATCAAGGCATCTCTACAGAATATGTTAGAAAGAAAT GGTGGTTGCATTTTCAAACCCCAGCTTGTTTTGCCAGTGAAAAACTCAAATACAAAGAGTGTACTAGGGATAATTCTATCAGGAAGACTGATAAGGAAAAAATGAACAGTGCTTGCTCATCTACAGATGCTTTGAACTTACTTGCTGACTTGGCACTCAGTGCCAGTAATGACCAGGTTCCACCACAACCAGACCCAGCACTTGAGAGAAAACCTGAGACAAGTTTGAAGAAAAGTGACCTTACAAACGATGTTACCAGTGCTGAACAAGAGTCAGTCCTTCATGCTCTGCTTAGACAGCCTGCTGCTAGACCCATGCAGCCTCTTGAGTCTCCTCCACCAAGCCATCTAATGGGAGGCAGTGAATTGGTTGGTTTGATATCTAAAGAACATGCTTACTCATTGCCCCCATCTTCCTCTCTACTGTTGGGTTTGCCAGGTACACCATTCCAGGTATCCCCTTTAAGTGGTTCTACAAGACTGCTGCACCATCACCAGACAATGTATGGCGATGGAATTAATACACTACACCCCTCTATCAGCCAGGATGATAGAAGTGAACAAAACCACAGGACTCCAGAATACCTGAAAAGACACATGGGGCACAGAAGAAAGTTCAGACAATCCCGTACCTTTGTTAGCAAGGATGGATCTATCCAAGTCACAAAGCAGTGGAAAGAAAACTATGACTTCAATCTAGACAGCAAGTTTACAAGTGACTCAAAGGATAAAACCATTGTCCGAGCCTTGCATGG CCCATGGGATTTCTCAATGCAAGACACCAGTGAAGAGGTCCGGCTTATCGTCCACATGTGGATAGGTCTGTTCTACAGCAGATCAACAGCCAGACTCTTTCATGTTGACTCGAACTCATGTTCAGAAGAGAGAGATTCTTTGGAATTGTCCAATGGAATGGTATCAGCCCCGGCTCAGTCTGAGCTCAAGGCCAGTTCGTTTGCTCCTTTCCCGAGTGTAACAGACACTTCAGACCCTTCATTTTCAAAAGCTTTGGACCTCAGCAAAAAGGATGACTCTGTCTTGGACCAAGGACCTCTAATTTTAGACTTGTCAATGAAAAACTCCAAGTCAGAGATTGTCACTTCAGATCCACAATTCAACAGAAAAGACACTTCTGTGTCCGGTGATGGGAAAGAAGCTAGTGAAACGTTGAACACATCCAAGTCATCTGTGGGACTACCGGAGGCAAGCACAATGCAG TGTTACAAAAAGACGGTGCACTCTACAGAGATTATCAGTGAGGGGAATGATGTCAGAAGCACCTTTGAGGATAAGAGGACTTGTACCCCTTCTCAAAAAGCTGGGAGTCTGGACAACACAGATGTACCATCTTGTAAAGGAACATTCATTCTTGAACAAGAGGAAATTAAAAGTGCATCCAGTCAGCAAGAAAATGATCAGACAGGCCCAGGAAGTGGCCACATGTCATGTGAATGCAACGATAAGCCTGTTGGAATTGAAAATTCAGAACATACAGCTAAAAGCATAGTGCAAAAACAAGAAAGGAGTTCATCCAAATCTGTGACAGATGAAGAAGTAGACTCCAAAAAGGAAGCAGACGATGTGGTCCATGCTGTTGAGCATGATAAAATTGATTCCAAAGAGGGGGGAAACTTGGAAGTGAAAGAAAAGCCATGGCAAGAAGACAATGTAGAATCTTCTCCAACAGTTGTTGATACAGGTGATGATTCAACAAACACAGAATCCGGTGTACTCTGCAAAGGTCCTCTGGAAAATGAGAAGCAGTTATCTCAGGAGAAACCTACAGCAGTTTCCCCAGGCAAggttgaaaatgtaaatgaagaTGAGGGTTGTTCTGAAGTAAACACAGGTAAAGTGATGGAAGATGAAAATCACCTTGGAAAAGAAGACAGACTTGATGAGAAAGACAGATGTGATTCACCTGCAAAAGCTGACAGTGATCTGAGTGATCAGCCAGTACCTATGATGTGTGATGGCCCAGACTCAGTAAAGGATGGCATCATAGAGTGTTATCACAAACCACCATTGGATGAGGAACCACCTCAAGTCAACAGCGAAGAAGATGCTTGCCATGATTTACAGTTGAGACAGCTTTGTGCAACCAGCAGTGCGATGACAGACGAACAAGCCATTTCAGAAAAATCTCTTGAAGAATCCTTAAAAAAGGAGCCTATTGCAACCAGCAGTGCGATGACAGACGAACAAGCCATTTCAGAAAAATCTCCTGAAGAATCCTTAAAAATGGAGCCTATTGCTAAAGAAACTGCAGTTGAGGAACATTTGGAAAAAGATGTTTGTTTGGCAGATAAGACAATTCAAACGGCAGCATTAGCTATGTCTGATGAGAACAACTGTTCATTAGATGGCTCTAACTCAGCTGGGCTTATTCCCCAGACAAATGACAGTGTTGAAACAGGAAGCCAAATCAAAGTAATGGAAAACTTCAGTCTAAGTTGTGATGACCATGAAGATGGGGATACCCAATCATTTGAAGGAGAGCAAAAGGTTGATAATGTAACTGAGAAAGAGCTGTTTCATCATCAGTCTCATTCACTTCACAGTGAAGCCAAAGTGACACTATTTCAAGAAACAGATCTCAAACAGATtgacaaaataaatgatggaTTGGAAAAGATCAATGGTCGGGTTGTAATTCCATTTATTGGAATAGACACCTCTGAAGACAATACAGTACAACCACATGGCTCACCCTCACCAGGCAAGGTTGAAGAAGTTGTTCAGGGCCAGGAAGAAATACCATTTATCAGTGGAACTAACTACCCTGAAACTGTCCTACCCACAGAGGTGTGCGGTACATTTCAAATGTACAGTAAAAAGGCAGAATTACCTGCTGGCAGAACATCACTATCACTTCTTCATGGAAGTGAAAACAACCAGCTGGTGGTTTCGGAAAATGAATATGACGACCGGTGTTCTACCCCAACTATGGATGAGAAACCATATGAGTACTTACCTTGCTCTGGCCCTAGTGCTAGTGCTTCTGATTTTAGTGGTGGTGAAACCACTGGAAACAAGGCTCATAAACCTCTTGATATAGGGCTGACATCTCAAAAGGATGAGATGTTACTTGAGAACAAACTTTGTCACAAGTCTACAGTAAACAGTGATGCCACACCTCATTGCGATCTTCACCCTGATCTTGAGCTAAGGACTCTAAGAGTTCTGCAAAGTATAGACAAGTACCTCCCCAAATCAAGCCACACTGACAAAACTAGCCAAATTGAGACAGCTGATATGAAACACTCTATTGATCAAACCCCTAATCCTACGAGCAAGTGCATACCCCCTTGCTTAGCCCTAAGACACACCTCAGCTGATGTCAACAACCAGAAAATAAGCAATACAAAGCCAGCAATGGGGGCAGCCCCTACCTCACAAGAACTGCAGACAGAATCAACAGGTCACTTTCTCATATCACCTTTCAAAAGAAACTTAGAGGAAGTACTTGGTGTTAAGTTGCAGTTTAAGAAAACAGACTCATCAGTTCCTCAACACTATTTTGAAAGAACAGATAAATTACAGGAAGCCTCGGTAGGGCAAGATTATTGTCATCCCTACAGATCCGTTCCCTCTACTGAGAGTTTGCAAGCTATTAAACCAAACATCATTGACCAAGATAAGCATAAGACAACATCACAGACCAATATAAGTCATGAATCACATTCGTACAGTCAGCGTCCTGTCATGGCAGTAAAACCATCTAAGAGTGATGAAAGTCAAGCAGACAGCATCTCTATAGACAGACTGATTGAAAAAGCTGCAATGTCACATTTCTTCAGAAATAAACAGGTTAAAACCCCTGTAgtcacacacaccacacccaCTACAATGCTCttggagaaaaagacagagaaacacaagaGAAACTCTGAAAGACTAAATGATGACAAGCAAGAGACAAGTGAGCATTCTTCAATGAGCAGCTGGTTATCAAATGTCAGTGACAGTAAGTCTTACTCAGATAAAGCTCAATCTGTATGTCTAGATCCTTTCTACCAGCACCAAGGAAGGGGCAATTCAAAATTCAACAAAATGCCTTCATCATCTCTCCCTGTGCAGTCTTTTGAATCTGCAGGAAGTTCCTCTAAACATGTTGATGGAAACCAAGGTTTCATGACCTACAGTTTAGTTGAGAAATTTGGGCAAACAACTAAAGAGGGCATTGCAGTGGATCAAATAGGATGCTCAGACACATCGACTTCACGTGCGGATTACAAAGATGGTGGCATGATGGATGACAGTCTCCTCCTCGACCCTCAAAGCTCACTCATGTGTACGGTCTATAACACCAGCCGGAAGAGACCTTATTCTTTTCTTGAGCAAGTCTCTCGGAGGTGCCTACAAGATGACATCACTGAGGCATCAATGGAACAGGAGTGCCTTATCTTCTCAGAACAAATGAGACAGCTTTTGAAAAGAAGTAAGAGGGGACCCACCATGGACACACATGACAAATTGCACTTGTCTTGTGCCAGTCCTGTGACTGTGCAGTTTTCTAGTCTAGAAGAGCAGGAGGATGCAGTGGAACACTTGAACGCACACTTGGATCCACTGTCAGTTGTTGGACAAAAAATCAAGGTAGACATGTCAGACAGGAAACACCTGGCAGACACCACAAAGGAAGAAAAGACTTTTTACTCTAAAAAAACATCTCAAGGAACAGGGAACCCAATGGAACATGCTGGGATATCTTGCGTGACCTCAGAGTGTGCCAGGCTGTATGAGGCAAAGATGAATGATGTTTGTGCTGTCAAAAAGGTTCCATCCACACCCAAGCACTTCAAGATGGATCGAGGTTACCTGAAGACTGAATCAAGTAACCATTTTGACTTCTGTGATCAAATGAAGAGGGAGATGGATGAGAGTTTCCGCAGTAAACTGAATTCAGTTGTGAAGAAATCCTGTAAAACAAAGTACAGATTCTACATATTAGTGACATCAGATGATCCCTTCTTTGAGGAAACGAAG GCACAGTTAGAAGCAGAGGGCCACACAGCTGTACAGCCATCCGAGTTCTTCCTTAGTGAGGATAGTGCTTCATCTCTACTCATCATTCTCAGGAATGAAGACATTGCAGAGCACATTTGTGAG GTCCCGCGTTTGCTCGAGCTGAAGAATACACCAGGTGTGCAGTTTGCTGGAATTGACGAACCAGATGATGTTGTGAATCTGACCCATCAGGAGCTGTTCACCAGGGGTGGCTTTATAATGCTCGACAGAGCAGCACTGGAGCCCCTCAGCCTTT GCAACATGcaaaaaatggcagaaatcTTGAAAGAACTAAGCAGAACGGGGAAGTGGAAATGGATGTTGCACTACAGAGACAGCCGTAGACTGAAGGAAAATGCAAG GTTGAGTGCAGAGGCAAAAGAGAAGAAGCAGTTCCTTAACTGGTGCCAAGAAGCTGGAATTATGGAGGTCATGCCGTACCATGAGTGTGACCTCACGTCAAGAGATCGGCCCGACTATCTGACATGTTTGGTCCGTTTGCAGGTCCAGAACATATCAGCCCGTTACCCTGTTTTTATAACTG ATTCAACAACTGACAGCACGTTCGGAAGGAATGGAATTTTAACAATGACTTTCAGCTCTTTCCTGATGTGTTCTCCAAGCGAAACATTTACAGCCTGA